The Dreissena polymorpha isolate Duluth1 chromosome 10, UMN_Dpol_1.0, whole genome shotgun sequence genome includes a region encoding these proteins:
- the LOC127847709 gene encoding uncharacterized protein LOC127847709 encodes MNTALVFFATAIFGVTGTQATICMVDSDCGTGQCCFIKPAFEVVSKKRQSILPAIMPTTSDYGVCENYHVANSYCDSLETLNGHCGCKPGTSCQFVPVRARSSEYQIQARTIYYKGPGFYKCVAHSP; translated from the exons ATGAACACAGCTTTAGTATTTTTTGCAACAGCCATTTTCGGAGTTACCGGTACCCAG GCCACGATTTGCATGGTGGATAGCGATTGCGGTACTGGGCAATGCTGCTTCATCAAGCCCGCGTTTGAAGTGGTCAGCAAGAAACGCCAGTCTATACTTCCGGCCATCATGCCCACTACCAGTGACTACG GTGTTTGCGAGAATTACCACGTTGCCAACAGTTACTGCGACTCTTTGGAGACACTGAACGGTCACTGCGGCTGTAAACCGGGTACTTCCTGTCAGTTTGTACCCGTGAGGGCCAGGAGCTCAGAGTACCAAATTCAAGCCCGAACCATCTACTATAAAGGACCCGGATTCTATAAGTGCGTGGCACACAGTCCGTGA
- the LOC127848769 gene encoding uncharacterized protein LOC127848769, giving the protein MDETVIICVGDKRYNIEIKTMCKYSSLFSDLLKSLRRGEGKVPRVAASSKESKHVLLHRNTNVYEDAFVLEMIGIPSEDVKLTLDTMTTTMEDTSFTRSNLLRMLPVVKELNISHLHRRIDKELLAILYSSASSSNVNMILENLQVAEIYSLSRVKEWCIGAFVPKSSAHDRNTLLKDFHISVASKLEILNRMADAALDNYDKELKNLRDESERTYKQIEANRAEFVAQTDIWKKELEKRVQVVIDQNESLHKSFIKSDGFEWDSEKFDEMISSSFHEKKIFKELDQIKEQTK; this is encoded by the exons ATGGATGAAACTGTTATTATATGCGTTGGTGATAaaagatataacattgaaataaaaaccatGTGCAAATATTCCTCGTTGTTCAGTGATCTTTTAAAAAGTCTCCGGAGGGGCGAAGGTAAAGTACCTCGTGTAGCAGCTTCGAGCAAAGAAAGCAAGCACGTGCTGTTACATAGGAACACCAACGTCTATGAAGACGCATTCGTGCTCGAAATGATTGGAATCCCTAGCGAGGACGTTAAACTCACGTTAGACACGATGACTACAACGATGGAGGATACATCGTTTACTA GAAGTAACCTATTGCGAATGTTGCCAGTCGTGAAGGAGCTGAACATTAGTCACCTTCATCGCCGTATTGACAAAGAACTACTTGCAATATTATATTCATCTGCATCCAGCTCTAATGTGAACATGATCTTAGAAAACCTCCAAGTGGCTGAAATATATAGCCTCAGCCGTGTGAAAGAATGGTGCATTGGTGCATTTGTACCAAAATCCAGTGCACATGATCGGAATACGTTATTAAAGGACTTTCACATTTCTGTTGCCTCGAAACTGGAAATCCTGAACAGAATGGCGGACGCTGCCTTAGACAATTATGACAAAGAGTTGAAGAATTTACGTGATGAATCAGAACGTACTTATAAACAAATAGAGGCCAACAGAGCCGAATTCGTTGCCCAGACCGATATATGGAAGAAGGAATTAGAGAAAAGGGTTCAGGTCGTTATCGATCAAAACGAATCCCTCCATAAATCATTTATCAAAAGCGATGGCTTTGAATGGGATAGTGAAAAGTTCGACGAAATGATATCATCTTCTTTCCACGAAAAGAAAATCTTCAAGGAATTGGATCAGATAAAAGAGCAAAcgaaataa
- the LOC127847179 gene encoding adhesion G protein-coupled receptor E1-like, whose protein sequence is MKTVLWNIISFQVILVGCQVLQDNNGATLQCGNNICPFWSTCTNNTLSGEMECGFCMAGFMGNNCTDGDEFTILNYDPCARHGTGTCVNTLGGYNCTCLVGWTGPRCQYLDENVIASDRACLRGFVNKAFNDTYAESQDIDECSTSSTNTCGFHQHCNNTAGSYKCECDIGWEGSNCGKDIDECTRANICGINQHCINTGGSYVCLGDTANSSTTNTVDGGHMHIVHSSAYSKQNPENQQETKLDVVLGSVFGTVALISGF, encoded by the exons ATGAAAACTGTACTGTGGAATATTATTTCGTTTCAAGTCATTTTGGTTGGCTGT CAAGTGTTACAAGACAATAATGGGGCGACTCTACAATGCGGTAATAACATCTGTCCCTTCTGGTCGACGTGTACTAACAATACCCTGTCTGGCGAGATGGAGTGCGGATTTTGCATGGCGGGATTCATG GGCAATAATTGCACGGACGGAGATGAGTTTACAATCCTAAACTATGATCCGTGCGCTCGCCATGGGACAGGTACCTGTGTTAACACTCTCGGGGGTTACAA TTGCACCTGCCTAGTGGGTTGGACTGGACCGCGATGCCAATACTTGGACGAGAACGTCATCGCCTCGGACCGAGCCTGTCTTCGAGGATTCGTGAACAAAGCCTTTAATGACACGTACGCGGAAAGTCAAGATATTGATGAATGCAGTACCAG CAGCACTAACACGTGTGGATTCCATCAGCACTGCAATAATACTGCTGGTAGTTATAAATGTGAATGTGATATCGGCTGGGAAGGCTCAAACTGTGGAAAAGATATAGATGAGTGCACACGTGCAAATATTTGTGGTATAAACCAACACTGTATAAATACTGGTGGCAGCTACGTCTGCCTTGGAGATACTGCAAATTCGTCTACGACAAACACTGTTGATGGCGGTCATATGCACATTGTACATAGTTCTGCATATTCGAAGCAAAATCCGGAGAACCAACAGGAAACAAAACTTGATGTTGTTCTTGGCTCCGTATTTGGCACCGTAGCCTTAATTTCCGGATTTTAA